A section of the Bacillus pumilus genome encodes:
- a CDS encoding alpha/beta fold hydrolase, translated as MEQIEFQSIQTNGVTLHTAMAGPEDGPLLILLHGFPEFWYGWKNQIMPLAEAGYRVVVPDQRGYHLSDKPEGIESYVLDQLRDDIVGLIKTLSGNQKAIVGGHDWGGAVAWHLASTRSQYVEKLIIVNMPHPRVMMKVLPFYPPQWKKSSYIAFFQLPNVPEVALQENHFQKLDEAIGLTARPHLFTKEDVSSYKLAWTQPGAMTSMLNWYRAIKKGGFEKPISKRILVPVRMIWGMEDKYLSRKLAKETMKICPNGQLIFVDDASHWINHEKPEVVNKLILEFLN; from the coding sequence ATGGAGCAAATTGAATTTCAATCAATCCAAACAAACGGTGTAACACTTCACACAGCAATGGCTGGACCTGAGGATGGACCGCTGCTTATACTGCTGCACGGATTTCCTGAGTTCTGGTACGGCTGGAAGAACCAAATCATGCCCCTGGCCGAGGCAGGCTATCGTGTCGTCGTTCCTGATCAAAGGGGCTACCATCTAAGTGATAAGCCAGAAGGAATCGAGTCCTACGTATTAGATCAATTGAGAGATGATATCGTAGGGCTGATTAAGACGCTTAGTGGGAATCAAAAGGCGATTGTAGGTGGTCATGATTGGGGCGGAGCAGTTGCTTGGCATTTAGCATCCACACGTTCTCAATATGTAGAGAAACTCATCATTGTCAACATGCCGCATCCGCGGGTGATGATGAAGGTTCTTCCGTTTTATCCACCACAGTGGAAGAAAAGCTCCTACATTGCTTTCTTTCAGCTTCCGAATGTGCCAGAGGTAGCACTCCAAGAAAATCACTTTCAAAAGCTGGATGAAGCCATTGGACTGACTGCAAGACCCCATTTGTTCACGAAGGAAGATGTATCAAGTTATAAACTGGCTTGGACGCAGCCAGGTGCCATGACCTCAATGCTGAATTGGTATCGTGCGATCAAAAAGGGAGGCTTTGAAAAGCCGATATCAAAGCGCATTTTAGTACCTGTACGCATGATCTGGGGGATGGAAGACAAGTATTTAAGTAGAAAGCTAGCGAAGGAAACGATGAAGATATGCCCTAATGGTCAACTGATTTTTGTCGATGATGCTTCTCATTGGATCAATCATGAAAAGCCAGAAGTAGTAAACAAACTCATCCTCGAATTTTTGAACTAA
- a CDS encoding glutaminase, with the protein MKTVISNNTQHACQSSVDQWAEEIRPYYKNGQNAGYIPALGKVNSSQLGISVIGPDGSSVRYGDWDVPFTLQSISKVISFIAACLGRGVPYVLDRVDVEPTGDAFNSIYRLEMHKPGKPFNPMINAGAITVSSILPGKTSTEKLAYIFDLIENLIGKRPSVNEEVYQSEWATAHRNRALAYYLKETNYLESDVEETLEVYLKQCSIEVTTEDIALIGLIISSDGYHPFKQVQVIPKDIARLTKALMLTCGMYNASGNFAAFVGVPAKSGVSGGIMACVPPSARREFPFQTGCGIGIYGPAIDDCGNSITGVMMLKKLAKEWDLSIF; encoded by the coding sequence ATGAAAACAGTAATTTCTAATAATACACAACACGCATGCCAGTCTTCTGTTGATCAATGGGCAGAAGAAATTCGTCCGTATTACAAAAATGGACAAAACGCTGGCTACATTCCAGCACTCGGAAAAGTGAATTCCTCTCAACTTGGTATCAGCGTGATAGGCCCAGATGGATCATCTGTACGATATGGTGATTGGGACGTTCCCTTTACCCTGCAAAGTATCTCAAAAGTCATCAGCTTTATAGCTGCCTGTTTAGGAAGAGGCGTTCCTTACGTCTTGGATCGGGTAGATGTAGAGCCAACTGGTGATGCATTTAATTCCATCTATCGTCTTGAGATGCATAAACCAGGGAAGCCCTTTAATCCAATGATTAATGCTGGAGCTATTACCGTATCCTCCATCCTTCCCGGAAAGACTTCTACAGAAAAGCTAGCATATATTTTCGATTTAATCGAAAACTTAATAGGAAAGCGTCCATCTGTTAATGAAGAGGTTTATCAATCAGAATGGGCAACTGCGCACCGTAACCGTGCTCTTGCTTATTACTTAAAAGAAACCAATTATTTAGAATCAGATGTCGAAGAGACATTAGAAGTGTACCTAAAGCAATGTTCCATCGAGGTCACAACAGAGGACATCGCCTTGATTGGACTCATTATTTCAAGTGATGGCTACCATCCCTTTAAACAAGTCCAAGTCATCCCAAAAGATATCGCAAGACTAACAAAGGCATTGATGCTGACATGCGGCATGTATAATGCATCTGGTAATTTTGCTGCTTTCGTAGGCGTACCAGCCAAAAGTGGCGTGTCTGGAGGAATTATGGCTTGCGTTCCGCCAAGCGCAAGAAGAGAATTCCCATTTCAGACAGGCTGTGGAATCGGTATTTATGGTCCCGCCATTGACGATTGTGGTAATAGTATTACCGGTGTTATGATGCTGAAAAAGCTCGCCAAAGAGTGGGATCTCAGTATTTTTTAA
- a CDS encoding sensor histidine kinase produces the protein MSLNQLVKKDAFILIFMVVIVPLAGELKFYPVNETFRISFGAPAFFFCLLLLRKSRPFLPGFLTGAAIVLFRVGLDLIQHHAGFAASFYQQFPSFFFYFTYAFLFFAVRTGRFKQRSIFIGIIGLIIELLADFVELFVQYLVFDTTMTLSKLSDMFLIAFAHSFVVISFFNMMKLYEAQSREKQIMKQNEHMMMVISNLYEETVHLKKTLKHTEHITQESYRLYRLLYEHEAGKEVSQELLKLAGEIHEVKKDNQRIYAGLSKLISKENMQDYMKAEELVQIVLRIQEKYALSLGKNISFTSDIRGIHLHDYHVFIFLSLINNLMANAVEAIEGNGMISLVLKGSHDKIEIRIEDDGPGIPEKMRDIVFDPGYTSKFDAYGTPSTGIGLSYVKELVKELGGQIKIEQRETKGTAFQLILPIQNLIQRG, from the coding sequence TTGAGTTTAAACCAGCTTGTTAAAAAAGACGCATTCATATTAATTTTCATGGTGGTGATTGTGCCGCTTGCAGGAGAACTGAAGTTTTATCCTGTGAATGAAACGTTCCGGATCAGCTTTGGCGCACCTGCGTTTTTCTTTTGTTTATTACTCTTAAGAAAATCTAGACCGTTCTTGCCCGGATTTTTAACAGGCGCAGCCATTGTGCTTTTTCGAGTAGGTTTAGATTTAATTCAGCATCATGCTGGTTTCGCCGCATCATTTTATCAGCAATTCCCAAGTTTCTTTTTCTATTTTACATATGCATTCCTGTTCTTTGCCGTCCGTACGGGACGTTTTAAACAGCGCTCTATTTTTATTGGCATCATTGGTCTAATAATTGAATTATTGGCTGATTTTGTCGAGCTGTTTGTACAATATTTAGTATTTGATACGACGATGACGTTATCAAAGCTGAGTGATATGTTTCTCATTGCATTTGCTCACAGCTTTGTGGTGATCAGCTTTTTTAATATGATGAAGCTGTATGAGGCACAATCTAGAGAGAAGCAAATCATGAAACAAAATGAGCATATGATGATGGTCATTTCTAATTTATATGAAGAAACGGTTCATTTAAAGAAAACGTTAAAACATACAGAGCATATTACGCAAGAATCATACAGGCTGTATCGTCTCCTTTATGAACACGAAGCAGGTAAGGAAGTGAGTCAAGAACTGTTGAAGCTCGCAGGAGAAATCCATGAAGTGAAAAAGGACAATCAGCGTATTTATGCTGGGCTTTCTAAGCTGATTTCTAAGGAAAATATGCAAGACTATATGAAGGCGGAAGAGCTCGTTCAAATTGTCCTCCGCATTCAAGAAAAGTATGCGCTCTCTCTAGGGAAAAACATCTCCTTTACATCTGATATAAGAGGCATTCATTTGCATGATTACCATGTGTTCATTTTCTTATCGCTCATTAATAATTTAATGGCAAATGCGGTTGAAGCCATAGAGGGTAACGGAATGATCTCACTCGTATTGAAAGGAAGTCATGATAAAATAGAGATTCGGATTGAAGATGATGGCCCGGGGATTCCAGAAAAAATGAGAGACATAGTATTTGATCCAGGCTATACTTCCAAATTTGATGCATATGGAACACCATCAACTGGGATTGGATTATCCTATGTGAAAGAGCTGGTTAAAGAGCTTGGCGGTCAAATTAAAATCGAACAAAGAGAAACTAAAGGAACAGCTTTTCAGCTAATCCTTCCTATACAAAATTTAATACAGAGAGGGTGA
- a CDS encoding alanine/glycine:cation symporter family protein — MNGLLTTTNGFLWSYIIVALLIIVGLYFTFRSRFLQVRMLKEMVIVLKEGTNKQKSGVSPFQAFAISMAARVGTGNITGIAIAIAMGGPGAIFWMWILAIIGSASSFVESTLAQVYKVKDASGFRGGPAYYIEKGLKKRWMGILFAVLITISFGIVFNAVQSNTITIAFENSFGTNRLLVGVIMAIGFSIIIFGGVKTIAKMAEYIVVFLAVAYIGIALFVMITNITELPGVIQTIISHAFGIEQFAGGTMGAVIMEGIKRGLFSNEAGMGSAPNAAAAAVTSHPVKQGLIQAFGVLIDTLIICTSTAFIVLFSSAYKTTKLTGIELTQASLSEHIGPWASGVLAIMVFLFAFSTLIGNYYYGETNIEFLKSSKAWLIGYRIAVIAMVLFGAVASVPFVWNLADLFMGLMVIVNLIAITMLSKVAFAALKDYSRQKKEGKDPVFYKNAVPNNENIECWDDEPASLKKNHIE, encoded by the coding sequence ATGAATGGTTTATTAACAACAACAAATGGTTTTCTATGGTCATATATTATTGTTGCACTATTAATTATTGTCGGCCTTTATTTCACATTCAGGTCTCGTTTCCTTCAAGTGCGTATGCTTAAGGAAATGGTGATTGTTCTGAAAGAAGGAACAAATAAACAAAAATCTGGCGTATCACCGTTCCAAGCCTTTGCTATTAGTATGGCGGCTCGGGTTGGAACTGGGAACATTACTGGGATTGCGATCGCAATTGCCATGGGTGGTCCTGGCGCTATTTTTTGGATGTGGATCCTAGCCATTATTGGTTCTGCGTCAAGCTTTGTTGAAAGCACGCTTGCCCAAGTATATAAAGTAAAGGATGCATCAGGCTTTCGCGGTGGTCCGGCCTACTATATTGAAAAAGGCTTAAAGAAACGCTGGATGGGGATTTTGTTTGCTGTATTAATCACCATTTCTTTCGGTATTGTCTTTAATGCTGTACAGTCAAACACCATTACCATTGCTTTTGAAAATTCATTTGGCACAAATCGTTTGCTCGTAGGCGTCATTATGGCCATTGGATTTAGTATCATCATTTTCGGTGGGGTCAAAACGATTGCCAAGATGGCAGAATACATTGTGGTCTTCTTAGCTGTCGCTTATATTGGTATTGCTCTTTTTGTTATGATTACAAACATTACTGAACTGCCTGGTGTTATCCAAACGATTATTTCACACGCATTCGGTATTGAGCAGTTTGCAGGTGGTACCATGGGTGCCGTCATTATGGAAGGGATCAAACGGGGTCTATTCTCAAACGAAGCTGGGATGGGTAGCGCACCAAACGCTGCTGCAGCTGCCGTGACGAGCCACCCTGTAAAGCAAGGATTGATCCAAGCATTTGGTGTCTTAATTGATACACTGATTATTTGTACAAGTACTGCCTTTATCGTTCTTTTCTCAAGTGCATATAAAACGACAAAATTAACAGGTATTGAGCTTACTCAAGCATCTTTGAGTGAACACATCGGTCCTTGGGCTTCTGGTGTTCTTGCCATTATGGTTTTCTTATTTGCGTTTAGTACGCTGATCGGGAATTATTACTATGGTGAAACGAACATTGAGTTCCTTAAATCAAGCAAAGCCTGGTTGATTGGATACCGTATTGCGGTCATTGCCATGGTTTTATTCGGTGCTGTAGCAAGTGTTCCTTTTGTTTGGAATCTTGCCGATCTGTTTATGGGCTTAATGGTCATCGTTAACCTTATTGCCATTACCATGCTGTCCAAAGTCGCCTTTGCAGCATTAAAGGATTATTCACGGCAGAAAAAAGAGGGGAAAGATCCAGTCTTTTATAAAAATGCCGTTCCAAACAATGAGAACATTGAATGCTGGGACGATGAACCTGCTTCGTTGAAAAAGAATCATATTGAGTAA
- a CDS encoding VOC family protein — protein sequence MISVSPYIVVDDVKESLQYYQGIFGGDIHILNEHQDRVLHAELHLGESLLHFSGTFGRTPKPEHLRLIMQFDNEEELKAVYEALEADGDVLVELQDTFFGALHGQVQDRKNGLIWVLNYMK from the coding sequence ATGATTAGTGTTAGTCCTTATATTGTGGTAGACGATGTGAAGGAATCTCTTCAATATTATCAAGGGATTTTTGGTGGTGATATTCATATTCTAAATGAACATCAAGATCGTGTGCTACATGCGGAACTGCACCTTGGAGAATCATTGCTTCACTTTTCAGGTACGTTTGGCCGCACACCAAAGCCCGAACATCTCAGATTGATTATGCAGTTTGACAATGAAGAAGAACTAAAGGCTGTGTATGAAGCGCTAGAAGCTGATGGAGATGTACTGGTTGAATTACAGGATACGTTCTTTGGGGCACTTCACGGACAAGTACAGGACCGCAAAAATGGGTTGATCTGGGTGCTGAATTATATGAAATGA
- a CDS encoding response regulator, translating into MRFFIADDDRAIRSILGQIIEDEDLGEVVDEADDGVGLEAHSLNLKKIDILLIDLLMPARDGIQTIRHIHPEFKGKIMMISQVEAKEMMAEAYELGIEYYIHKPVNRIEIVSVIRKVIERIKLEKSIYDIQASLRHVLPLEPVISHHTTGTGLKKRTMKEAGEFLLSELGIVGESGSKDLLEILIYLHETQSANSHEVNFPPLKQLFIKTAERKLDHGATDVEVMREVKAAEQRIRRAIHHSLNHFASLGLTDFSNPKFEHYASKFFDFTDVSQRMKEMQKTSPSAGSTGRVNTKKFVQIFYFEAKQLFEGMS; encoded by the coding sequence ATGCGATTTTTCATTGCAGATGATGATCGTGCAATACGCTCGATTTTAGGCCAAATCATTGAGGATGAAGATTTGGGTGAGGTCGTGGATGAAGCCGATGACGGAGTTGGATTAGAGGCACATTCATTGAACCTAAAAAAAATAGACATCCTTCTGATTGACCTTTTGATGCCTGCTAGAGATGGCATTCAAACCATACGTCATATTCACCCTGAATTCAAAGGCAAAATCATGATGATTTCCCAAGTAGAGGCGAAAGAGATGATGGCAGAAGCCTATGAATTAGGGATTGAATATTATATCCATAAGCCTGTCAATCGCATTGAAATCGTCAGTGTGATTCGAAAAGTCATCGAGCGGATCAAGCTGGAGAAATCGATTTATGATATTCAAGCGTCCCTTCGCCATGTGCTACCGCTAGAGCCTGTTATTTCTCATCATACGACGGGTACTGGTTTGAAGAAAAGGACGATGAAAGAGGCGGGTGAATTTCTTTTATCTGAACTAGGAATTGTTGGAGAGAGTGGATCTAAGGATTTACTAGAGATCCTGATCTACCTACATGAAACACAGTCAGCCAATTCTCATGAGGTCAATTTCCCGCCATTAAAGCAGCTCTTTATCAAAACGGCGGAGAGGAAGCTGGATCATGGGGCAACCGATGTCGAAGTGATGAGAGAAGTGAAAGCGGCAGAGCAGCGGATTAGACGCGCTATTCATCATTCCTTGAATCATTTTGCTTCACTAGGATTAACAGATTTCTCGAATCCTAAGTTTGAGCACTATGCGTCAAAGTTTTTTGACTTTACCGATGTCAGTCAAAGAATGAAAGAAATGCAGAAGACCTCTCCATCCGCAGGATCAACGGGCAGAGTCAATACAAAGAAGTTTGTTCAAATTTTTTATTTTGAAGCAAAGCAGTTATTTGAGGGAATGAGCTGA